Within Gemmatimonadota bacterium, the genomic segment CCGTGCGATCATCCAAAAACAGATCTAAATTCGCCTGAATCGCCTGTTCTGAATCCGTATCTAAGGCATTGGTCGCCTCATCAAAAATCAAAATTTTCGGATCACAATACAGTGCCCGTGCAATTGCAATCCGTTGTCGTTGTCCACTCGATAGCCCCACGCCCTGCTCACCGACCTTTGTCTCATAGCCCAAAGGCATATCGCTTACGAAATCGTGTACACAAGATAGCTTTGCCACTTCCAAAATGCGGTCCATGTCCGCGTCTGTCTGACCAATGGCGATATTTTCTGCAATCGTGCCAGAAAACAAAAACGGCTCCTGCATCACCATACCCACCTGCCGCCGCAACCAATGGGGATCCAGATCTCGCACATCCATCCCATCGAGCGTTACGCGCCCTTCTGACGGATCAAACAAACGGGGCACTAACTTTACCAACGTCGTCTTACCCGCACCACTGCGTCCCACAATTGCAACTTTTTGACCCGGCTCAAGCGTCAGGTCTATATTATTCAACACATAAGGTTCGTCAGAACCAACACCATATCTAAAAAATACCCCCTCAAAAACCACCCGTCCTACCAAATGCTTTAAGATCAAACCCTGACCCTGTTGCCGCGCATCTTCCATCTGCGTGTCATACACATCATTTAACCGATCTAACGCTATACGCGCTTCTTGCACCTGCGGCCATATCCCGATCAAGCCCATAATGGGGCCCATCACATTGCCAATCAGCGCATTAAACGCCATCAACTGTCCAACCGACAGGTTACCCGCAATCACCAATGAGGCGCCATACCACAAAATCACCGTACTGCTCAACAAATTGATCACACTTCCGATCCCCCCAAACAACATCTGCATTTTTAACCGCTGAAAGCCAATCTGAATTTCCTTCGTGAACTTGCCTTCCCAATGCCACCGCGTCGCGCGCTCAACTGCCGCGGCTTTGACCGCATCAATGCCCTGCAGCGAATCGATTAAAACAGATGATTGTTCGGCACGCGCCAGAAAAGCGCGCTGGCTGAAAGCCTTCAAAATGGGTGTGTAAATCAGCGTAAGCCCTACAGAGAGCGGCACAAAAATCAGCATGACCAACGTCAGTTCAGCGTTGTAATAAAACATCAAGCCCAGATAGACAAAAAGCATGATAAAATCTAAGACTGCCGAAACCGTCGTACCTGTCAACAACCGCCGAATCGTTGCATTCTCTCGAAATCGCGTGGTCAAATCGCCCGTGCGCCGCAGAGCAAAAAACTGCATGGACAGCGCCAGCAAATGCCGATAAAAACGCGACAACATCGCAATGCTCAACCGCGCACTCACATACCCGATCAAATAGACGCGCAACGTCGATGTGCCCATCTGGAACAACGCGACGACCACCATCCCTACCAGCATCAAATTCAACAAATCCTCGTCGTGATGCACTAAGACCTGATCAACAATCGTCTGCATAAAAATGGGCGACGCCAGACCGAACAAACTGAGCACCAGAGACGCCAGCAACACCTCAATCAATATGCCTGTATAGGGCCTGACCAGTGGAAAAAACCGCTTAAAAGAAGACTGAGACGGTTCGTTCTCTGCCACCTGATCTGTATATTCCAACAACAGTGCCCTGTTTGTCCACCCCTTCTCAAACTCTGCCCGCGACAGCTTGCGAATACCCACACCGGGGTCTGCTATTTTCACCTCCTTTTTATCAATCTGATACAAGACCACAAAGTGATTGCCCTCCCAGTGCAGAATGGCTGGCAATTCTGTTCGCATCAGAGCCTCATATCCCGTGCGCACGCCGCGCGTGATAAAGCCCAGTGTTTCCGCAGCCTCAGCCAAAGCCGCCATCGACGTGCCATACCGCGACACATTGGACATATCGCGCAGCCTGTTCAACCCAATCGGCATCTTGTAATACTTACAAATCATGCCCAAACACGCCGCGCCACAATCCGATTGATCGTGTTGCTTCAAAAATGGAAAGCGAAACCATGTGGGAACGTATGGTTTTTCACCGTCTATTCTGATATTGACTACATTGGATGCTGTATTGGATGCCAGTTTTTCATCAGACCGGTCAACGGGTGGTTCGGGCACTTGTCGCGTTTTTCGAAACAATGCCCCATTCGCCCCCTGATCTCCACGCGATATACGACCTTTCTCCAACGCCTCATCAAATTCCGGTATCATAGCTTTTAACTTATTAAAATCGCTTTTATCTATACAAAAGAGCACGCTATGACACCGACTGCGAATGACCGTTTTATCATCTCTATCATCGCCAAAATAATCACCTGCACTCAAAATCACCGTATCCCCGTCTTCTGACACAGCCTCCAACTGACCGCTACCGATCAAATAAAATCGCTGACCCAACTGACCTCGCTCAACAACGGTCACACCCTCCTCAATCGCCTCGCGCTTCAGCCGCGCAAACAACACCCGCATTGCCTGACTCGGAACATCCCCTTTCAAAAAACGCGTAAAGTCCCGATACGCAATACAGGCAACCTGCTCCTCAAGATATGCCCTTACGTCAGAATGTTTTCTTACAGCCTTAAAAAACTCATCCTTCGGCACCTGCAACACCTCCGCATCCTCAACCGCTCGCACCGTTGCCCGATGTCCCTCTCTGGTCAACAATGCCCCTTCGCCAAAATGATCGCCCGCATACAAATATCCCACAGTTGTCGAATTGCCATTCTCATCCTGCTTAATCACCCGCAACCGTCCAGACTGCACAATGTAAAACGCCTCACCCACCTGACCCTGTTGAAAAACAACACCTCCAAAGGGAAAGTGAACAGATTTTGACCGCACCGAGTTTTTGGTGAAAAAGTGCGAAAGATTCATTTTCGCCAACCGTCCTGTAACATGTCTATAACTCAACTACAATGCTGATTTCTAAAATGCTCTGAGAATCTCTGTCAGGCAAGCTATCTACTCTCCAGTACTGAGTGACGTAAGTCCTGCCTCATATAACACCGTCACTCCTGCACACGCCGTGGAGCATGCGCGGGAATGACGGGTTGATGCACATCGGACTTACCACGGCGGCGGCATACACGGACAAGTCGCACCAGAGACTAAGTCCGCGATCGTCTTATCGCAGGAATATATATAATTAGTGATAGTCGTCGTATCACGTGGTGATGGTGGGATAACAGTTGGATCAGGCAGGTATATGGGCTCAGCATCCTGGGGGTAAAAATATAACGAATCAACAAAATCAGAAACACAATCTCCTACTGAATCAACAACATCAGAAACATAATCTACCGCTGCATCAATAGCATCTGTCACACTTCCCAGGCCATCAATGCCCTCCATTTCTTCAACATTTAGTGTTGTTTGATGGATAGGCAGTATCGTGCAAGAGGCAAAAACAGCGTCTGAATTTGAATCTGAAGTCACGCGATTATACATAACATCCTCCGGGTAAATGAATTGTAAGATTCAGCAAAAAAAGATGGTTTTCGTCCAGTATCTGAATAACAGGAATAGCGTCTTGTGGGGGTGCTACCAGGAAGCCCACCATTCACTCACCGTATCACAGATATCATCAATAATATCTTCAAGAGGCTCTAATGGGTCGTGCTCAAACAAATCTTCTCCTGGCAAAATGCATCCTCCTGATGTATTCGCCATCTCACCATGTGCCAGTTCGCTTTCTTGACCGGGGAGTTGAACACAGGTCACAGAAACTTGTGCTGGCATTGATGTAATGCGCTCCGTCATTTCTCTCACCTCCTTTCTTTACCACTTCAACACAAGCCGTATCCCTATGCCAATCAGGGAGCCGTGAGCATATCGCTGAAGTGTCGGATTTTGCGAAGCGTCTTATAAGCTCTATCGCGCGTCTCGCATAAGCCTATCAGAGCAGCTTCGACTTCGTTTGGGTGTAAATGTTGCATCAAGTGAAGGCCCAGGCCTTCAATAAGGGACATATCTTGCCCAAAAAACGAAATGCGAGGCAACGGACCTTGCGCGCTTCCCAAATAGTTAAATCCTTTGGACACACTTTTCGGCACACCGGACATATCACACCCCTGTGTAAAACTCACGGTTATTGGTATCGGGCAGGCAGGTGCATCGCGTTTGGTCCGCAGACTTTCAAACAGTGCCATGTGCTGCTGTGCCGTATGATCCCAGGAAAATTTGAGTGCACGTTTGCGAGCAGACTCACCCATTTCTACACGCTCCGTCTTGCTATCCAAAAAATCGCGCACAGCATCTGAAATCACTTCTGGGGCGATATACCCCGTCACATTCAATGGCTCGTCTTCAAATCGCTCAATCTCGATCAACCGCCCACAAGTGCCCAACAACTCTGGCGCACCCGCAAAATTTGTCGCCACAACCGGAAGACCACACGCCATGCCCTCTATCACAGTGGAGGGACACGACTCATACGAATACACCGACAGCGCGCACAATACATCCAGCATATTGTAATACAGCG encodes:
- a CDS encoding ATP-binding cassette domain-containing protein; translation: MNLSHFFTKNSVRSKSVHFPFGGVVFQQGQVGEAFYIVQSGRLRVIKQDENGNSTTVGYLYAGDHFGEGALLTREGHRATVRAVEDAEVLQVPKDEFFKAVRKHSDVRAYLEEQVACIAYRDFTRFLKGDVPSQAMRVLFARLKREAIEEGVTVVERGQLGQRFYLIGSGQLEAVSEDGDTVILSAGDYFGDDRDDKTVIRSRCHSVLFCIDKSDFNKLKAMIPEFDEALEKGRISRGDQGANGALFRKTRQVPEPPVDRSDEKLASNTASNVVNIRIDGEKPYVPTWFRFPFLKQHDQSDCGAACLGMICKYYKMPIGLNRLRDMSNVSRYGTSMAALAEAAETLGFITRGVRTGYEALMRTELPAILHWEGNHFVVLYQIDKKEVKIADPGVGIRKLSRAEFEKGWTNRALLLEYTDQVAENEPSQSSFKRFFPLVRPYTGILIEVLLASLVLSLFGLASPIFMQTIVDQVLVHHDEDLLNLMLVGMVVVALFQMGTSTLRVYLIGYVSARLSIAMLSRFYRHLLALSMQFFALRRTGDLTTRFRENATIRRLLTGTTVSAVLDFIMLFVYLGLMFYYNAELTLVMLIFVPLSVGLTLIYTPILKAFSQRAFLARAEQSSVLIDSLQGIDAVKAAAVERATRWHWEGKFTKEIQIGFQRLKMQMLFGGIGSVINLLSSTVILWYGASLVIAGNLSVGQLMAFNALIGNVMGPIMGLIGIWPQVQEARIALDRLNDVYDTQMEDARQQGQGLILKHLVGRVVFEGVFFRYGVGSDEPYVLNNIDLTLEPGQKVAIVGRSGAGKTTLVKLVPRLFDPSEGRVTLDGMDVRDLDPHWLRRQVGMVMQEPFLFSGTIAENIAIGQTDADMDRILEVAKLSCVHDFVSDMPLGYETKVGEQGVGLSSGQRQRIAIARALYCDPKILIFDEATNALDTDSEQAIQANLDLFLDDRT